One genomic region from Candidatus Hydrogenedentota bacterium encodes:
- the rpsD gene encoding 30S ribosomal protein S4: MAKYRGPKHKLCRRLGSCIWGNPKCPSNRRPYAPGQHGQTNRKKLSVYGQQLQDKQKIRTHYGLLERQMRLTFERAQRMGGVTGTNLLMLLESRLDTIVYRLGFARTMQQGRQLVVHGHILVNGKKVDRPSFQVKPGMAVSIREGSRKVPGILEGVENLPAFMPEYLDRAAKSFEGRMTATPNLETIPFKADTQGVIGFYSR; this comes from the coding sequence ATGGCCAAGTATCGAGGACCAAAGCACAAGCTGTGCCGCCGGTTGGGTTCGTGCATATGGGGAAACCCCAAGTGCCCGTCGAATCGCCGGCCCTACGCGCCCGGACAGCACGGGCAGACCAACCGCAAAAAGCTCTCCGTGTATGGACAGCAGTTGCAGGACAAGCAGAAGATCCGTACGCACTACGGCCTGCTCGAACGTCAGATGCGCCTCACCTTCGAGCGCGCACAGCGCATGGGTGGCGTCACGGGTACAAACCTGCTGATGCTGCTTGAATCGCGTCTTGACACCATCGTCTACCGGTTGGGTTTCGCCCGTACGATGCAGCAGGGCCGCCAGTTGGTTGTCCACGGCCACATCCTCGTCAATGGCAAGAAAGTCGACCGTCCCTCCTTCCAAGTGAAGCCGGGCATGGCCGTCAGCATTCGCGAAGGCAGCCGCAAGGTGCCGGGCATTCTTGAAGGCGTGGAGAACCTACCCGCGTTCATGCCCGAATACCTCGACCGCGCGGCGAAGTCCTTCGAAGGCCGCATGACCGCAACGCCGAATCTGGAGACAATTCCGTTCAAAGCGGATACGCAAGGCGTTATCGGTTTCTACTCGCGGTAA